In a single window of the Pseudodesulfovibrio profundus genome:
- a CDS encoding NADH-quinone oxidoreductase subunit B, whose amino-acid sequence MAAQDSVMQKDFLTAGKHHMDAPIVNIQLAQDILDVCRSMSLWPMTFGLACCAIEMMATGMARFDMARFGAEVFRPSPRQSDVMIVAGTVTKKMAPAVVRLYEQMPGPKWVIAMGNCAISGGPFKIKDNYNVVAGVDTLIPVDVYVPGCPPRPEGLLEGFFQLQRQITGKRWWPVAAEVEG is encoded by the coding sequence ATGGCCGCGCAGGATTCAGTAATGCAAAAGGATTTCCTGACGGCGGGCAAACATCACATGGATGCGCCCATCGTCAACATCCAGCTGGCGCAGGACATACTGGACGTCTGTCGTTCCATGTCCTTGTGGCCGATGACATTCGGGCTCGCCTGTTGCGCCATCGAAATGATGGCTACCGGCATGGCGCGGTTCGACATGGCTCGTTTCGGTGCGGAGGTTTTTCGCCCGTCACCGCGCCAGTCGGACGTGATGATCGTTGCAGGGACGGTCACCAAGAAAATGGCACCGGCAGTTGTCCGGTTGTACGAACAGATGCCCGGTCCCAAATGGGTCATCGCCATGGGGAACTGTGCGATTTCGGGCGGACCGTTCAAAATCAAGGACAACTACAATGTTGTTGCAGGGGTGGACACCCTTATCCCGGTGGATGTGTACGTGCCGGGATGCCCGCCCAGGCCGGAGGGGTTGCTGGAAGGATTCTTCCAGTTGCAGCGCCAGATTACCGGTAAGCGTTGGTGGCCCGTAGCCGCCGAAGTGGAGGGTTAG
- a CDS encoding NADH-quinone oxidoreductase subunit A, producing MVFNWLHFAIVLFLLAGFLFACGPLILAMLLAPKARGGDVGMPYECGMVPYGSSWARWGVSYYVYALIFLAFDVDVLYLFPVSTAYADVDGWIPFVKVFIFLFFLILSVAYFWAKGVFTWPRRIQ from the coding sequence ATGGTTTTCAACTGGCTACATTTTGCGATCGTATTGTTCTTGCTTGCGGGCTTCCTTTTTGCCTGTGGGCCATTGATTCTGGCAATGCTGCTTGCTCCGAAAGCTCGGGGCGGGGACGTGGGGATGCCGTACGAGTGCGGCATGGTCCCTTACGGCAGCTCATGGGCGAGATGGGGTGTATCCTACTATGTATACGCCCTGATCTTTCTCGCCTTTGATGTGGACGTCCTTTACCTGTTTCCGGTGTCCACGGCGTACGCAGACGTCGATGGATGGATTCCCTTCGTAAAGGTCTTCATCTTCCTGTTCTTCCTCATTCTTTCCGTCGCCTACTTCTGGGCGAAAGGGGTTTTCACATGGCCGCGCAGGATTCAGTAA
- a CDS encoding IS5 family transposase: protein MLLFLHPKEEGMAIRQKGPRLGDYFLGHRRTKTTFLDEINELIDWQPINAFLCKKIRRKANAVGNPAYPPLAMFKILLLQRWYNLSDPGVEQALLDRLSFVRFTGFSIEDDVPDETTICRFRNGLIRLKVLDSLLDMLNRQLEGQGLLVREGAVVDASVVESQRRPRKVIDVMPEDRSEDAEEQDGPVDCRVSYSDDEEAAWLRKRNRAYYGYKLHAATDSRDGFLLCGHITPANHSDTGEFERLVNGVGLDPGARVYADKGYCSGKNRDILFDRDLEDGTMDKTPRGGRLTDFEKTRNRDISSIRQIVERAFGTLKRGYAFFRSRYVGREKVEGEFHILAMAFNLKKAVRLARA, encoded by the coding sequence ATGCTATTATTTCTCCATCCAAAGGAGGAAGGCATGGCTATTCGGCAGAAAGGACCTCGGTTGGGTGATTACTTCCTGGGGCACCGCAGAACCAAGACCACATTTCTGGATGAGATCAACGAACTCATCGACTGGCAGCCCATCAACGCCTTTCTGTGCAAGAAGATCAGGCGCAAGGCCAACGCCGTGGGCAATCCCGCCTATCCGCCTCTGGCGATGTTCAAGATTCTGCTCTTGCAGCGTTGGTACAACCTGAGTGATCCGGGCGTGGAGCAGGCGCTGCTCGACCGGCTCTCCTTTGTCAGATTTACCGGTTTTTCCATCGAGGACGACGTGCCGGACGAGACCACCATATGCCGTTTCCGTAACGGTTTGATCCGCCTGAAGGTGCTGGACTCCTTGCTCGACATGCTTAACCGCCAGCTTGAAGGACAAGGGCTTCTTGTCCGTGAGGGAGCCGTGGTGGACGCCTCGGTAGTCGAGTCGCAGCGGCGGCCGCGCAAGGTTATCGACGTGATGCCTGAGGACCGTTCCGAGGACGCCGAAGAACAGGATGGGCCGGTGGACTGCCGGGTCAGCTATTCGGATGACGAGGAGGCGGCCTGGCTCCGCAAGAGAAATCGGGCCTATTACGGCTACAAGCTCCATGCCGCGACGGACAGTCGAGACGGGTTTCTGCTCTGTGGTCACATCACTCCCGCGAACCATTCGGACACGGGCGAATTCGAGCGGCTCGTGAATGGCGTCGGCCTTGATCCCGGCGCACGGGTTTATGCGGACAAGGGCTATTGCAGCGGGAAGAACCGGGACATTCTGTTTGATCGCGATTTGGAGGACGGAACCATGGACAAGACGCCTCGTGGCGGCAGGCTGACAGACTTCGAAAAGACCCGCAACCGTGACATCAGCAGCATTCGGCAAATAGTCGAGCGGGCCTTCGGCACACTCAAACGTGGCTACGCATTCTTTCGGTCCCGATACGTGGGTCGTGAGAAGGTGGAGGGAGAGTTCCACATCCTCGCCATGGCGTTCAATTTGAAAAAAGCTGTTCGACTGGCGCGAGCCTGA
- a CDS encoding putative bifunctional diguanylate cyclase/phosphodiesterase, protein MTERVDILAVDDERINLKLIEGILRGSDLNVVMASSGSEALERAREYDFAVALLDVMMPGMDGFELADKLRSTENNKHLPIIFITAISKEQSHVFRGYELGAVDYLFKPVEPAVLRGKVGTFAELHRNKRTLEETTKRLESTINALESSQAALIDSEQRYRMVADYNYDWESWIDPEGNPVYVSPSCQRISGYPPDVFLSDPNFFERIVHGDDLFIWHNYMNDGSSGDDSGIDFRINRKDARVRWVSMIKHSISESGRPLGVRTSIRDVTNRKRMEELLKHSSLHDPLTGLSNRALFLDRVGRAIERSKGQGKVFGVLFINLNRFHAINDHYGHSMGDKLLVNVGVRLKQVVGSSNTVARFGGDEFVILFEDCERKDQIRDMMREVRASFEEPFSIDGVEFPISASYGLDTARNGGADREQLVHNAKLAMYKAKNTGKNRCLIYNKKMREGIINVVAVETDLKRGLNNGEFEAHFQPIVNLSDGSLYGFEALARWNHPERGMVSPGEFIPIAEETGLIVELGEQILDQSCSTMNEWHKQYPEYDHLNIAVNISAKQFVEASLIPKVESILKETGLPPNQLKLEITETVVMTDVVESTNRLNLLKGLGVLLSIDDFGTGYSSMSYLQKFPMDQLKIDLSFVRRMEESTENIEIVRAIINMAHSLRLRVVAEGIETERQRDLLYSLQCDYGQGYLYSKPLPKESAVELLQSMS, encoded by the coding sequence ATGACTGAACGTGTCGATATACTTGCAGTTGATGATGAGCGAATCAACTTGAAACTCATTGAGGGAATTCTTCGCGGATCGGATTTGAACGTTGTAATGGCGTCTTCTGGTAGCGAAGCGTTGGAGCGAGCTCGTGAGTACGATTTCGCCGTGGCATTACTTGATGTCATGATGCCGGGGATGGACGGTTTTGAGCTGGCGGATAAACTCAGAAGTACAGAAAACAACAAGCATCTTCCTATCATTTTCATTACAGCCATCAGCAAAGAGCAGAGTCATGTCTTTCGTGGATATGAGCTGGGGGCAGTGGACTATTTGTTCAAACCAGTTGAGCCGGCCGTTCTGAGAGGAAAAGTCGGAACTTTTGCCGAGCTGCATCGGAACAAGAGGACTCTTGAAGAGACTACCAAAAGACTTGAATCGACTATCAATGCTCTCGAATCCTCCCAAGCAGCGCTCATTGATTCCGAGCAGCGGTATCGGATGGTTGCAGATTATAACTATGATTGGGAGAGTTGGATAGACCCTGAAGGTAACCCGGTTTATGTGTCGCCGTCGTGTCAAAGGATTTCCGGCTACCCGCCTGACGTATTCTTATCCGACCCGAACTTTTTCGAGCGAATTGTTCATGGTGACGATCTGTTCATCTGGCACAACTACATGAATGACGGAAGCTCTGGTGACGACAGTGGTATCGATTTCCGAATCAACAGAAAGGATGCCCGTGTTCGATGGGTGAGTATGATCAAGCACTCCATTTCCGAGAGTGGCCGTCCGTTGGGAGTCCGAACCAGTATTCGAGATGTCACTAATAGAAAACGTATGGAAGAGCTGTTGAAGCACAGTTCGTTGCATGATCCTTTGACAGGCTTGTCCAACAGGGCTTTGTTTCTCGATCGCGTGGGGCGCGCTATTGAGCGATCCAAGGGGCAGGGCAAAGTCTTTGGTGTACTTTTCATTAATCTGAACAGGTTTCACGCCATCAATGATCACTACGGGCACAGCATGGGGGACAAGCTGCTTGTGAATGTCGGGGTCAGGCTCAAGCAGGTTGTTGGTTCTAGCAATACCGTTGCCAGATTTGGCGGGGACGAATTTGTCATCCTCTTTGAAGACTGTGAAAGAAAAGATCAGATTCGCGATATGATGCGAGAGGTGCGTGCCTCGTTTGAAGAGCCTTTTTCCATTGATGGTGTGGAATTTCCAATTTCTGCCAGCTACGGTCTGGATACAGCTCGCAATGGAGGGGCCGACAGAGAGCAGTTGGTGCACAATGCCAAGCTCGCTATGTATAAGGCTAAAAACACAGGTAAGAACCGCTGCCTCATTTACAATAAGAAGATGCGCGAAGGTATCATAAATGTAGTGGCAGTAGAGACAGACCTTAAGCGCGGATTGAACAACGGTGAATTTGAAGCTCACTTCCAGCCCATAGTCAATTTGTCTGATGGCAGTTTGTATGGATTTGAGGCTTTAGCGCGTTGGAATCACCCGGAAAGGGGTATGGTCAGTCCTGGAGAGTTTATCCCCATAGCCGAGGAAACAGGTCTTATTGTAGAGCTTGGTGAACAGATTCTTGATCAATCTTGCTCTACAATGAACGAGTGGCACAAGCAGTACCCCGAGTATGATCATTTGAATATTGCGGTCAATATTTCTGCAAAGCAGTTTGTTGAAGCATCACTTATTCCGAAAGTTGAATCGATACTCAAAGAGACAGGTTTACCTCCCAATCAACTCAAGCTGGAGATCACAGAGACTGTTGTCATGACAGACGTGGTGGAATCAACCAATCGCCTAAATCTGTTGAAAGGGTTGGGGGTTCTTTTGAGTATTGATGATTTCGGGACTGGCTACTCCTCTATGAGCTATCTGCAGAAATTCCCGATGGATCAGCTGAAGATTGATTTGAGTTTTGTCCGTCGTATGGAAGAATCTACTGAAAACATTGAAATAGTCAGAGCAATAATAAACATGGCTCACAGCCTCAGGTTGCGTGTTGTTGCCGAAGGCATTGAGACCGAAAGACAGCGGGACTTGCTTTATTCCTTGCAATGCGATTACGGACAGGGCTATCTCTACTCAAAACCGTTGCCCAAAGAGAGCGCGGTGGAGTTGCTGCAAAGCATGAGCTGA
- a CDS encoding GGDEF domain-containing protein, protein MRRGLIEGVLEDVTARKQQEMDLKHLATIDSLTEIPNRHLFFDRSERALKQAKRYEKKVAVLFIDLDNFKLVNDTYGHRTGDELLREVAARLIRRIRESDTLARLGGDEFGVLLPEIETEEAAKVVARSLLEELDRPFMIDGESVNVGATIGISFFPEDGKDCVSLISRADSAMYGAKRKTGIRYGTFREFGIPK, encoded by the coding sequence ATGCGCAGAGGTCTCATAGAAGGTGTCCTTGAGGACGTTACTGCCCGCAAGCAGCAGGAAATGGACCTGAAGCATCTGGCGACCATAGACAGCCTGACCGAAATTCCCAATCGACATCTTTTCTTTGATCGATCCGAAAGAGCATTGAAGCAGGCCAAACGCTACGAGAAGAAAGTGGCTGTCCTCTTCATTGATCTCGATAACTTCAAGTTGGTGAACGATACCTATGGTCATCGTACCGGCGATGAACTCCTCCGGGAGGTGGCGGCTCGTCTGATCAGGCGAATCCGCGAATCCGACACCCTGGCGCGATTGGGTGGCGATGAATTTGGCGTACTGCTGCCTGAAATCGAAACCGAAGAAGCTGCCAAAGTGGTGGCGAGAAGTCTGCTTGAGGAACTTGATCGTCCGTTCATGATAGATGGAGAATCCGTTAATGTGGGGGCGACTATCGGTATCAGTTTCTTTCCCGAAGATGGAAAGGATTGCGTATCCCTCATTAGTCGGGCCGACTCTGCCATGTATGGCGCTAAGCGAAAAACCGGTATCCGGTATGGAACATTTCGTGAGTTTGGAATCCCCAAGTAG
- the nifU gene encoding Fe-S cluster assembly protein NifU has product MWEYTDKVKEHFLNPRNAGKIEDADGVGEVGSLACGDALTLYIKVDDGVITDAKFQTFGCASAIASSSALTEMLIGKPVEEAEKLTNKDIAEYLGGLPREKMHCSVMGQEALEQAIKNMRGEAPPQAVHSHEGELICECFGIFDEEILRAIKENDLKTVEDVTNFTKAGGGCGKCIDDLERLLKEAKGEGVCETPNEGETFPAQGMTNIQRMHLIESVIEDEIRPILQADGGDIVLQDIDKTEVIVKFLGMCSNCPSSQLTLNNLVEGKLKEKVDPSITVREG; this is encoded by the coding sequence ATGTGGGAATACACCGACAAAGTTAAAGAACACTTTTTGAACCCTCGCAATGCGGGCAAAATTGAAGATGCTGATGGCGTCGGGGAAGTAGGTTCTCTGGCTTGTGGGGATGCCCTGACTCTCTATATCAAGGTGGATGACGGAGTAATAACTGATGCGAAATTCCAGACATTTGGATGTGCCAGTGCCATTGCTTCCAGCTCTGCCCTCACGGAAATGCTGATTGGAAAGCCCGTCGAGGAAGCAGAAAAGCTGACCAACAAGGATATCGCCGAATACCTGGGTGGCTTGCCCCGCGAAAAAATGCATTGCTCTGTCATGGGGCAGGAAGCTCTTGAACAAGCCATCAAAAATATGCGTGGTGAAGCACCGCCTCAAGCTGTGCACTCTCATGAGGGAGAACTGATTTGTGAGTGCTTCGGTATTTTCGATGAAGAAATTCTTCGCGCCATCAAGGAAAACGACCTGAAAACCGTTGAGGACGTTACCAACTTCACCAAGGCCGGCGGTGGATGTGGAAAGTGCATCGACGACTTGGAGCGCCTTCTCAAGGAAGCCAAAGGGGAAGGCGTGTGTGAAACACCGAATGAAGGTGAAACATTTCCTGCTCAGGGAATGACAAACATTCAGCGTATGCACCTCATAGAATCCGTCATTGAAGACGAAATCCGCCCCATTCTCCAGGCTGATGGAGGCGATATCGTTTTACAGGACATCGATAAGACTGAAGTTATCGTCAAATTTTTGGGTATGTGTTCCAACTGCCCCTCCAGCCAGTTGACATTGAACAATCTGGTTGAAGGCAAGCTCAAGGAAAAGGTAGACCCATCAATCACCGTTCGCGAGGGATAG
- a CDS encoding DUF493 domain-containing protein, whose amino-acid sequence MSDQTSRFQQVLDECHDWPCPYTFKFIVPQQSLSQVEKLFPEHDIKKRESKTGKYTSITVEIAADSSDVIVAIYQKAALIPGVMAL is encoded by the coding sequence ATGTCAGATCAAACCTCCCGCTTTCAGCAGGTCCTGGATGAATGCCATGATTGGCCTTGCCCATATACCTTCAAATTCATAGTCCCACAGCAAAGTCTTTCTCAGGTCGAGAAACTGTTTCCTGAGCACGATATCAAAAAAAGGGAATCCAAAACAGGAAAGTATACAAGTATCACTGTAGAAATTGCTGCGGATTCAAGTGATGTAATTGTCGCCATATACCAAAAAGCCGCTCTGATCCCCGGAGTTATGGCTTTATAG
- a CDS encoding NADH-quinone oxidoreductase subunit C: MLQALEGITTQCVARQEKATTGHDWSVFLAPGQLVKAAKQLYAAGYSLEDVLALDFEEGFLVLYHFNRWDVDERVTLRVLVGKDNPTVPSIASVFDGAEWHERETRDFHGVVFEGNPNLVPLLLAAEDVDFHPLVKTAKVRKSIKDILSLGEIVSCGREIEALFAEEEAEEASDA, from the coding sequence ATGTTGCAGGCGCTTGAAGGAATAACCACACAATGCGTGGCCCGACAGGAGAAGGCGACGACTGGTCATGACTGGTCGGTCTTTCTCGCCCCGGGCCAATTGGTCAAGGCTGCGAAACAGCTCTACGCAGCCGGGTATTCGCTTGAGGATGTCCTTGCCCTGGATTTTGAAGAAGGGTTTTTGGTCCTCTATCATTTCAACCGTTGGGATGTGGATGAACGTGTGACGCTTCGTGTGCTGGTGGGAAAAGACAACCCCACGGTGCCGTCCATCGCGTCCGTGTTCGATGGTGCAGAGTGGCATGAGCGTGAGACTCGGGATTTTCACGGGGTGGTTTTTGAAGGAAACCCCAATCTTGTCCCGCTCCTGTTGGCCGCTGAAGATGTGGACTTCCATCCACTGGTCAAAACCGCCAAGGTTCGCAAATCCATCAAGGATATTCTGAGTCTTGGCGAGATCGTTTCCTGTGGCAGGGAAATAGAAGCATTGTTCGCGGAAGAAGAGGCCGAGGAGGCCTCTGATGCGTAG